In Bacillus sp. 2205SS5-2, a single genomic region encodes these proteins:
- a CDS encoding HD domain-containing protein, with amino-acid sequence MGIHQYFKSLSDLEKIYRCPGKFKYDEHSVASHSFKVTKIAQFLGTVEEKEGKEVDWKSLYEKALNHDYAELFTGDIKTPVKYASVELRKLFSEVEEEMTKKFVTKEIPPAYQEVYLHRLQEGKDDSLEGRILSVADKIDLLYESFGEIQKGNPEPLFFEIYQEALSTILIYKKLTSVQYFLKVVLPDMLSEKFIPQNELRSITKKIIDRD; translated from the coding sequence ATGGGGATACACCAATATTTTAAAAGTTTGTCCGATCTAGAAAAAATTTATCGTTGCCCGGGTAAATTTAAATACGATGAGCATTCCGTCGCAAGTCATTCTTTTAAGGTCACGAAAATAGCTCAATTTTTAGGGACAGTTGAAGAAAAAGAAGGGAAAGAAGTGGATTGGAAATCTCTTTATGAGAAAGCACTGAACCATGATTATGCAGAATTATTTACTGGGGATATTAAAACACCTGTGAAGTATGCCTCAGTAGAACTGCGGAAGTTATTTAGTGAAGTTGAAGAAGAAATGACGAAGAAATTTGTCACGAAAGAAATTCCACCAGCGTATCAAGAAGTCTATTTACATCGTTTACAAGAAGGAAAAGATGACTCTTTAGAAGGAAGAATTTTGTCAGTGGCTGATAAAATTGATCTCTTATATGAATCATTTGGCGAGATTCAAAAGGGTAATCCAGAACCGCTGTTTTTTGAAATTTATCAAGAAGCATTGAGTACGATTTTAATTTATAAAAAATTAACATCAGTACAGTATTTTCTCAAAGTGGTGTTGCCTGATATGCTTTCAGAAAAATTTATCCCTCAAAATGAACTTCGGTCGATTACAAAGAAGATTATTGACCGGGACTAA
- a CDS encoding CsbA family protein, whose translation MTKVLLAIFLPGLLVVFFARVTYSHFVALALTVALITASVYKGYTDTWLLIVVDAASLTAGFWYANQMRLKAKKSA comes from the coding sequence ATGACGAAAGTATTGTTAGCTATTTTCTTACCAGGCTTGTTAGTCGTGTTTTTTGCCAGAGTTACGTACAGTCACTTTGTCGCCCTCGCCTTAACCGTTGCCCTAATTACCGCTTCAGTTTATAAGGGGTATACTGATACGTGGCTACTGATTGTCGTTGATGCGGCATCGTTAACAGCTGGTTTTTGGTATGCAAATCAAATGAGACTAAAAGCAAAAAAAAGTGCCTAA
- a CDS encoding MBL fold metallo-hydrolase has protein sequence MFFRSFFDENLAQYSYLVGCQRTGEAIVIDPARDTSLYQETATNEGFNLVAAAETHIHADFVSGARQMAEDYGTLLYLSDEGDENWKYRYLDEVKHELVRDESVFYIGNIEFKVFHTPGHTPESISFLLTDKGGGSSVPMGIFTGDFVFVGDVGRPDLLEKAAGVKGTADIGAKDMFHSVKKFKELPDYVMVWPGHGAGSACGKSLGAVPFSTVGYEKKNNWAFLMNDEESFIAELLKDQPEPPTYFAMMKKVNKEGPALLTREVKATIYDKNDLENLLQKEKTVLIDSRSQSEFSTSHIEGSINIPYNKGFANWAGWLFEYDENLVILAAEDHRDELQLALESIGLDRIVSYVAPEVLGQYESTLEQYEYIEADQLVAQYEDDSTYVIDIRKQSEWNEGHLPTAHHHLLGNLRKQGDRIPRNKKLIVHCQSGTRSAIGTSVLQAMGYKNIHNYSGGFSDWKNKNHPIDMKDPSQKRN, from the coding sequence ATGTTTTTTCGAAGCTTTTTTGATGAGAATCTTGCCCAATACTCTTATTTAGTAGGGTGCCAACGGACTGGTGAAGCCATTGTCATTGATCCAGCACGTGACACATCCTTATACCAAGAAACAGCTACAAATGAAGGGTTTAACCTAGTCGCAGCAGCTGAAACGCATATACATGCCGATTTTGTCTCAGGTGCACGTCAAATGGCAGAAGACTATGGAACACTGCTCTATCTTTCAGATGAAGGCGATGAAAACTGGAAGTATCGTTATTTAGATGAAGTGAAGCATGAACTTGTGAGGGATGAATCGGTCTTTTATATCGGAAATATAGAATTTAAGGTCTTCCATACCCCGGGGCATACCCCAGAAAGTATTTCGTTTTTGCTGACGGATAAAGGGGGCGGCTCATCTGTACCAATGGGAATATTCACAGGAGATTTTGTGTTTGTTGGAGATGTTGGACGCCCTGATTTACTTGAAAAAGCCGCTGGAGTGAAAGGGACCGCTGATATTGGAGCGAAAGACATGTTCCATTCGGTCAAAAAATTCAAAGAGCTTCCTGATTATGTAATGGTGTGGCCAGGGCACGGTGCTGGCAGTGCCTGTGGAAAGTCATTAGGCGCAGTTCCATTTTCAACTGTGGGTTATGAAAAGAAAAATAACTGGGCGTTCCTTATGAACGATGAAGAATCCTTTATAGCAGAGTTATTAAAAGATCAACCAGAACCACCAACTTATTTTGCGATGATGAAGAAAGTAAATAAAGAAGGTCCTGCCTTATTAACGAGAGAAGTTAAAGCGACCATCTACGATAAAAATGATTTAGAAAATCTGCTGCAAAAAGAGAAGACGGTCTTAATTGATTCTCGATCACAATCCGAATTTTCCACTAGCCATATCGAAGGATCCATCAACATCCCTTATAACAAAGGATTTGCCAATTGGGCGGGATGGCTGTTTGAATACGATGAAAACTTAGTCATTCTTGCAGCGGAAGACCATCGAGATGAACTTCAACTTGCCTTAGAGTCGATTGGATTAGACAGAATCGTTTCTTATGTGGCTCCTGAAGTGTTAGGCCAATACGAGAGTACGCTTGAACAGTATGAATATATTGAGGCGGATCAACTAGTTGCTCAATACGAGGACGACTCGACTTATGTGATAGATATTCGCAAACAAAGCGAATGGAATGAAGGGCATCTTCCAACAGCACATCATCATTTATTAGGGAATTTACGAAAACAAGGCGATCGAATTCCGCGTAATAAAAAACTGATTGTGCACTGTCAATCAGGTACACGTTCAGCTATTGGAACAAGTGTATTACAGGCAATGGGCTATAAAAACATCCATAATTATAGTGGTGGATTCTCCGATTGGAAAAATAAAAACCATCCAATCGATATGAAAGATCCTTCCCAAAAAAGGAATTGA
- the uvrB gene encoding excinuclease ABC subunit UvrB, protein MSEFQLKSKYQPQGDQPRAIQKIVDGINEGQRHQTLLGATGTGKTFTMSNVIQQVKKPTLVIAHNKTLAGQLYSEFKDFFPDNAVEYFVSYYDYYQPEAYVPQTDTFIEKDASINDEIDKLRHSATSSLFEREDVIIIASVSCIYGLGSPEEYRNLVVSLRVGMELERNALLRKLVDVQYERNDIDFRRGTFRVRGDVVEIFPASRDEHCIRIEFFGDEIDRIREVDSLTGEIISERDHVAIFPASHFVTREEKMKVAIGNIEHELEEQLKIMREENQLLEAQRLEQRTRYDLEMMQEMGFCSGIENYSRHLTLRSKGATPYTLIDYFPEDFLIIIDESHVSLPQIRGMYNGDQARKKVLVDHGFRLPSAMDNRPLTFKEFEEKTNQIVYVTATPGPYEMEHSPEMVEQIIRPTGLLDPTIDVRPIQGQIDDLVDEINERIQQNERVLVTTLTKKMSEDLSAYLKELGMKVQYLHSEIKTLERIEIIRDLRLGKYDVLIGINLLREGLDIPEVSLVTILDADKEGFLRSERALIQTIGRAARNSNGHVIMYADKMTDSMQKAIGETKRRRLLQEENNLRLGVTPQTIQKDIRDVIRATKVAEDQEEFDVPKSTKKMTKKEKNNLISQLETDMKAAAKALDFERAAQLRDTILELKAEG, encoded by the coding sequence TTGAGTGAATTTCAGTTGAAATCAAAATATCAACCACAAGGAGATCAACCGCGGGCCATCCAAAAAATAGTGGATGGAATTAATGAAGGACAACGACATCAAACATTATTAGGGGCAACCGGAACAGGGAAAACGTTTACGATGTCAAATGTGATCCAACAAGTCAAAAAACCAACCTTGGTTATTGCGCATAATAAAACGTTAGCAGGTCAGCTTTATAGTGAATTCAAAGACTTCTTTCCTGATAACGCCGTAGAGTACTTTGTCAGCTATTATGACTACTATCAACCTGAAGCTTATGTTCCTCAAACAGATACCTTTATCGAAAAGGATGCCAGTATTAATGATGAAATCGATAAGCTTCGCCATTCCGCAACATCGTCTCTCTTCGAACGTGAAGATGTTATTATCATAGCGAGCGTGTCGTGTATTTATGGTCTAGGTTCGCCAGAAGAGTATCGTAATCTGGTTGTTTCGCTTCGTGTCGGTATGGAATTAGAGCGGAACGCCCTTCTTCGTAAACTTGTAGATGTGCAATACGAGCGCAACGATATCGATTTTCGTCGCGGGACGTTTCGTGTACGTGGAGATGTGGTTGAAATCTTTCCAGCCTCACGAGATGAGCATTGTATTCGAATCGAATTTTTTGGCGATGAAATTGATCGAATTCGAGAAGTAGACTCCTTAACTGGCGAGATTATTAGCGAGCGAGACCATGTCGCTATCTTCCCAGCCTCTCACTTCGTAACCCGTGAGGAAAAGATGAAAGTAGCCATCGGAAATATTGAACATGAGCTAGAAGAACAGCTAAAGATCATGCGTGAAGAGAATCAATTGTTAGAGGCTCAACGATTAGAGCAGCGAACTCGTTATGATTTAGAGATGATGCAAGAGATGGGCTTTTGTTCAGGCATTGAAAACTATTCTCGGCATTTAACGCTACGTTCTAAAGGGGCTACTCCGTATACATTAATCGATTATTTTCCGGAAGACTTTTTGATTATTATTGATGAGTCTCACGTGAGTCTTCCGCAAATTCGAGGGATGTATAACGGTGACCAAGCGAGGAAAAAGGTTCTCGTGGATCATGGTTTCCGTCTGCCATCGGCAATGGATAATCGTCCTTTAACATTTAAAGAATTTGAAGAAAAAACAAATCAAATTGTTTATGTGACCGCCACCCCTGGTCCATATGAAATGGAACATAGTCCAGAAATGGTCGAGCAAATTATTCGACCAACAGGGTTATTGGATCCAACTATTGATGTCCGTCCGATACAAGGACAAATTGATGATCTCGTAGATGAGATTAATGAAAGAATTCAGCAAAATGAGCGTGTCCTTGTGACAACATTAACGAAAAAAATGTCAGAGGATTTATCAGCCTATCTCAAAGAACTCGGGATGAAAGTTCAGTATTTGCACTCTGAAATTAAAACACTAGAACGAATTGAAATTATTCGTGACCTTCGCTTGGGAAAATACGATGTCTTGATTGGGATTAACTTATTACGAGAAGGGTTAGATATTCCAGAAGTATCGCTCGTCACCATTCTAGATGCAGACAAAGAAGGTTTCCTGCGCTCTGAGAGGGCGTTAATTCAGACCATTGGTCGTGCCGCTCGTAATTCCAATGGACACGTTATTATGTATGCAGATAAAATGACGGATTCAATGCAAAAAGCGATTGGTGAAACGAAGCGTCGTCGTCTTCTTCAAGAAGAGAACAATCTAAGATTAGGCGTTACTCCACAAACGATCCAAAAAGATATTCGCGATGTGATTCGCGCGACAAAAGTGGCTGAGGATCAGGAAGAATTTGACGTACCAAAATCAACGAAAAAAATGACCAAGAAAGAAAAAAATAATCTGATATCTCAGCTTGAAACCGATATGAAAGCTGCGGCAAAAGCCCTTGACTTTGAACGAGCTGCTCAGCTACGAGATACAATTCTAGAGTTAAAAGCGGAAGGATGA